The proteins below come from a single Drosophila busckii strain San Diego stock center, stock number 13000-0081.31 chromosome X, ASM1175060v1, whole genome shotgun sequence genomic window:
- the LOC108605236 gene encoding 40S ribosomal protein S15Aa: protein MVRMNVLADALKCINNAEKRGKRQVLLRPCSKVIIKFLTVMMKHGYIGEFEIVDDHRSGKIVVNLTGRLNKCGVISPRFDVPINDIEKWTNNLLPSRQFGYVVLTTSGGIMDHEEARRKHLGGKILGFFF, encoded by the coding sequence atGGTGCGTATGAACGTATTGGCCGATGCCCTGAAGTGCATCAACAATGCTGAGAAACGCGGCAAGCGTCAGGTTCTGCTGCGTCCCTGCTCCAAAGTCATCATCAAGTTCCTGACTGTGATGATGAAGCATGGTTACATTGGCGAATTCGAGATTGTCGATGATCATCGTTCCGGCAAGATCGTTGTCAACCTAACTGGTCGCCTGAACAAATGCGGCGTCATTTCGCCACGCTTTGATGTGCCCATCAACGATATCGAGAAGTGGACCAACAATCTGCTGCCATCTCGTCAGTTCGGCTATGTCGTGTTGACCACATCCGGCGGCATCATGGATCACGAGGAGGCCAGGAGAAAACATTTGGGAGGCAAGATTCTTGGTTTCTTCTTCTAA